Proteins from one uncultured Anaeromusa sp. genomic window:
- a CDS encoding recombinase family protein — MPKMIRTALYVRVSHEEQVMHGYSVEAQKQALTEYARKNNLHIVDYYVDEGQTARKSYKKRKEFIRLMDDVKVGNIDIILFIKLDRWFRNIRDYYKIQDILEKHKVNWKTIFENYDTTTASGRLYINIMLSVAQDEADRTSERINFVFENKIKNGEVITGTTAIGYKIENKKLVIVPDEADLVREAFDYYLLHQSVRLTMKHLNEKYNKRMQYVTVNRILHRKQYTGEHRGNKHFCPPIIDSEVFEKAQSLLKANIRTTRERIYVHIYSGLLKCPLCGRRMTGAAMKPRHILYMTYRCNGNYKNSVCGFNRMIREETIDDYLLTHVEEQIQGLLASCEVKQKPSLSLVSIAGERSKIRSKLEKLKDLYLDNLIDKNTYRRDYEDLTARLSKLDKIDRPEPKRINVSALKSFLAKDIKTIYHSMSREERQMLWHGIIKEIRFDPETLEPQVTYL; from the coding sequence ATGCCCAAAATGATTAGAACGGCCCTCTACGTCCGGGTTAGCCACGAAGAGCAAGTCATGCATGGCTACTCTGTAGAGGCCCAAAAACAGGCCTTAACTGAGTATGCAAGGAAGAACAACCTGCACATTGTTGATTACTATGTAGACGAAGGACAAACAGCAAGAAAATCTTATAAAAAGCGCAAGGAATTTATACGTCTTATGGACGACGTGAAGGTTGGCAATATCGACATCATACTGTTTATCAAACTTGACCGCTGGTTCCGCAATATCCGAGATTACTATAAAATCCAGGATATTTTAGAAAAGCACAAAGTAAACTGGAAAACCATCTTTGAAAACTATGATACCACTACGGCATCTGGGCGGCTGTACATCAACATTATGCTTTCTGTCGCTCAAGATGAAGCAGACAGAACCAGCGAACGCATCAACTTTGTTTTTGAAAACAAAATTAAAAATGGTGAAGTTATTACCGGAACTACCGCTATCGGCTACAAGATTGAGAACAAAAAATTAGTCATCGTGCCCGATGAAGCGGATCTTGTCCGCGAAGCATTTGATTACTACTTACTCCACCAATCCGTGCGACTTACAATGAAACATTTGAATGAAAAATACAACAAGCGAATGCAGTACGTTACCGTGAATCGCATCCTCCACCGCAAGCAATACACCGGAGAACACCGCGGGAATAAACATTTTTGTCCGCCAATTATTGATAGCGAAGTATTTGAAAAGGCTCAATCACTGTTAAAAGCAAATATCAGAACTACTCGCGAAAGAATTTATGTCCATATTTACTCTGGATTGCTAAAGTGTCCTCTTTGCGGTCGCAGAATGACTGGCGCAGCAATGAAGCCGCGCCACATACTGTACATGACCTATCGATGCAATGGTAACTATAAAAACAGTGTATGTGGCTTTAACCGCATGATTAGAGAGGAAACAATAGACGACTACCTACTCACGCACGTTGAAGAACAAATCCAAGGGCTACTTGCCAGCTGTGAGGTAAAGCAAAAGCCATCTCTTTCTTTAGTCTCAATAGCCGGAGAACGCTCAAAAATTCGCAGCAAACTCGAAAAACTAAAGGACCTATATTTAGACAACTTAATAGACAAAAACACGTACAGGCGTGATTATGAGGACCTGACAGCAAGGCTGAGCAAACTAGACAAAATAGATCGACCGGAGCCAAAGCGAATTAATGTATCTGCACTAAAATCATTTCTTGCGAAAGACATTAAGACCATTTACCACTCCATGAGCCGCGAAGAACGGCAAATGCTCTGGCACGGAATCATCAAAGAAATCCGCTTTGACCCAGAAACACTGGAGCCGCAGGTAACATATCTTTGA
- a CDS encoding helix-turn-helix transcriptional regulator gives MTNHKTIAERLVELRGGERRLAVASACGISKSALTMYELGARIPRDEIKVRLAAYYGTTVEEIFFKSQ, from the coding sequence ATGACTAATCACAAAACAATTGCAGAACGTCTAGTGGAGCTGCGCGGCGGTGAAAGGCGCCTTGCGGTTGCGTCCGCTTGCGGTATCAGTAAATCGGCTCTTACTATGTATGAGCTGGGCGCAAGAATACCACGCGATGAAATCAAAGTCAGGTTGGCAGCGTACTACGGTACTACTGTTGAAGAAATTTTTTTTAAATCACAATGA
- a CDS encoding helix-turn-helix transcriptional regulator, which produces MAFNERIKTLRLEKNLTQDELAKATGLSRSAIGMYESGSREPNFETLEVLADFFNVDMNYLLGRSEIPNRPTYYLDPEVAELADQLHKNPGMRILFDASKKLTKEDIQFVMDMVSRMKKDDGQ; this is translated from the coding sequence GTGGCATTTAATGAAAGAATAAAAACCTTGAGACTCGAGAAAAACCTTACACAGGACGAACTTGCCAAAGCTACGGGATTAAGCCGCAGCGCCATCGGTATGTATGAGTCTGGAAGTAGAGAGCCTAACTTTGAAACATTGGAAGTGCTTGCCGACTTTTTCAATGTTGATATGAACTATCTTTTAGGAAGAAGTGAAATACCAAATCGCCCCACCTACTACCTCGACCCGGAAGTCGCAGAGCTTGCCGATCAGCTCCACAAGAATCCGGGAATGCGCATCTTGTTTGATGCCAGTAAAAAACTAACTAAGGAAGACATCCAGTTTGTCATGGATATGGTCAGCCGTATGAAAAAGGATGATGGTCAGTGA